A single Arachidicoccus sp. BS20 DNA region contains:
- the porT gene encoding type IX secretion/gliding motility protein PorT/SprT, protein MNFIKRIILLLYLVTVINRTTAQESLNRQEHDMQPFYFGISVGYNSSTLLTTRHPAFLQQNDIDRIEPHSSNGIELGFSGTARLSNRFDLRFAPKLVLGGSKYLSYYFTDEYLQANPGKQPVENIKLPANLLSFPLDLKLKSDRMRNFRVYMFGGLRYDRNLSANASEYTAAKQLGQNPPPLFRSYNWAYEGGIGFNIYMPFSVISPEIKIGRSIGNNQVRDAENPYSAVLDKIRTQSIVFTINIEQ, encoded by the coding sequence ATGAATTTTATAAAACGGATTATACTGTTACTGTATCTTGTAACAGTTATAAACAGGACAACAGCGCAGGAAAGCCTTAACAGGCAGGAGCATGATATGCAGCCGTTTTATTTTGGCATCAGCGTTGGTTACAACAGCTCCACATTACTTACAACGCGGCATCCCGCGTTTCTTCAACAAAATGATATCGACCGCATTGAACCACATAGCAGCAATGGCATTGAACTTGGTTTTTCAGGAACCGCGCGTCTGTCCAATCGCTTTGATTTGCGGTTTGCGCCCAAACTTGTTTTGGGTGGTTCAAAATATTTAAGCTATTATTTTACCGATGAATACTTGCAGGCAAATCCGGGAAAACAACCTGTTGAGAATATAAAACTTCCGGCAAATCTGTTGAGCTTTCCTTTAGATTTAAAATTGAAATCGGACAGAATGCGCAACTTCCGGGTGTATATGTTCGGCGGCTTGCGCTACGACAGAAATTTATCTGCCAATGCTTCGGAATACACGGCAGCAAAACAATTGGGACAAAATCCGCCACCGCTTTTCCGCAGCTATAACTGGGCTTACGAAGGCGGTATAGGTTTCAATATTTATATGCCGTTTAGTGTAATTTCGCCCGAAATAAAAATCGGCAGGAGCATCGGCAACAACCAGGTACGCGATGCAGAAAATCCTTATTCCGCCGTGCTGGATAAAATAAGAACACAGAGCATTGTGTTTACGATAAATATTG